The Armatimonadota bacterium genome includes a window with the following:
- the sucC gene encoding succinate--CoA ligase [ADP-forming] subunit beta, with amino-acid sequence MKIHEYQAKQVLRRYGAPAPDGAVCETPEDAREHAAALGAPVVIKAQVHVGGRGKAGGVKVARTPEEAFNAAGAILGMDIKGLTVRKVLVEPALDIREEYYLGIALDRASQRNTVIVSAAGGVDIEEVAEKTPEKIARHSVDPVVGFRSWHALDVAKRGGIPAGVLQGAVDLLQKLMQAYLESDAVLAEVNPLALTEEGELVAADAKMVIDDNALFRQQELAALREDEGEDPIEAEARRRGIQYVRLEGDIGVIGNGAGLVMATIDEVRMAGGKAANFLDIGGGARAELVRNALEIVLLDPRVRCVFFNVFGGITRGDEVARGILAAREGLDVRVPMVIRLAGTEAEAGRKLLDGSGLIPAETMQEAAAKAVELARA; translated from the coding sequence ATGAAGATCCACGAATATCAGGCGAAACAGGTGCTGAGGCGTTACGGGGCCCCAGCTCCGGATGGTGCGGTCTGCGAGACCCCCGAAGACGCTCGCGAGCACGCGGCGGCTCTTGGAGCGCCGGTGGTCATCAAGGCTCAGGTGCACGTGGGCGGCAGAGGCAAAGCGGGCGGCGTGAAGGTGGCCCGGACACCGGAGGAAGCCTTCAATGCCGCAGGTGCCATCCTGGGGATGGACATCAAAGGGCTGACTGTGCGCAAGGTGCTGGTGGAGCCCGCGCTGGATATCCGGGAAGAGTACTATCTGGGGATTGCGCTGGACCGGGCCTCCCAGCGAAACACGGTCATCGTGAGCGCGGCGGGCGGGGTGGACATCGAGGAGGTGGCGGAGAAGACCCCTGAGAAGATCGCCCGGCATTCCGTGGATCCGGTTGTCGGCTTCCGGAGCTGGCACGCTCTGGACGTGGCAAAGCGCGGGGGCATACCGGCAGGGGTTCTGCAGGGGGCCGTGGATCTGCTTCAGAAGCTGATGCAGGCATATCTGGAATCGGACGCCGTGCTGGCCGAAGTGAATCCTCTGGCGCTCACCGAGGAGGGCGAGCTGGTGGCGGCGGACGCCAAGATGGTGATAGACGACAACGCCCTGTTCCGCCAACAGGAGCTCGCCGCGCTGCGGGAGGATGAGGGGGAAGACCCAATTGAGGCGGAAGCGCGGCGCCGGGGCATCCAGTATGTGCGACTGGAGGGGGATATTGGGGTCATCGGAAACGGTGCGGGGCTAGTGATGGCGACCATTGACGAGGTCCGCATGGCCGGAGGAAAAGCGGCCAACTTTCTGGACATCGGCGGAGGAGCCAGAGCTGAGCTGGTCCGCAACGCCCTGGAGATCGTGCTGCTGGATCCGCGTGTGCGCTGTGTCTTCTTCAACGTCTTCGGCGGCATCACTCGCGGGGACGAGGTGGCCCGGGGGATCCTGGCAGCCCGCGAAGGTTTGGATGTCCGTGTCCCGATGGTCATCCGTCTTGCGGGAACGGAGGCCGAGGCGGGCAGGAAACTGCTGGATGGCTCCGGCCTGATCCCGGCGGAGACCATGCAGGAAGCCGCGGCCAAGGCGGTGGAACTGGCGCGCGCCTGA
- the acyP gene encoding acylphosphatase — MSGPEKRLRAIVKGRVQGVGYRYFVQMAAIGLHLDGRVANLPDGSVEVVAEGSKDALEQFISALWQGPRSARVEVVEEYWSEPTGEFGEFAVVSSL; from the coding sequence ATGAGTGGACCGGAGAAGAGGCTTAGGGCGATCGTCAAGGGGCGCGTGCAGGGCGTCGGATACCGCTATTTCGTTCAGATGGCGGCCATCGGCCTCCACCTGGATGGCCGCGTGGCCAATCTGCCGGACGGAAGCGTGGAGGTGGTGGCCGAGGGCTCGAAGGATGCTCTGGAGCAGTTCATCTCGGCTCTCTGGCAGGGACCGCGCTCCGCGCGGGTGGAGGTGGTGGAAGAGTATTGGAGCGAGCCGACCGGCGAGTTCGGCGAGTTTGCCGTTGTCAGCTCGCTCTGA
- a CDS encoding dehydrogenase, producing the protein MRKVKAGIIGTGFIGPAHVEAARRLGFVEMAALAEMDQATADAKAAQLSIEKAYGDYRALLDDPSIEVVHICTPNTLHYPQAKEALEAGKHVFCEKPLAMNSKESSELVELARKTGKVNAVDFNYRFYPLNQEARIRVQSGQYGRPLVITGSYLQDWLLLPTDYNWRIEPDAGGESRAVADVGSHWCDLLMFITGRKITRVFADLAVIHKQRMKPKKAVETYAGKELKPEDYEPVDVTTEDYGTVLFEMEGGTRGTFTVCQVAAGRKNRLYYEIDCETAAFAFDQEDPERLWIGSREGENRILMRDPSLLADETKKCVSYPGGHPEGYPDGLKNFMKAFYTFVAEGRDPLSGDIPFPTFVDGHNEIAIVEAVLKSSKSGQWVAVEY; encoded by the coding sequence ATGCGAAAAGTAAAGGCTGGAATCATCGGCACCGGGTTCATCGGGCCTGCGCACGTTGAGGCCGCGCGGCGGCTCGGCTTCGTGGAGATGGCCGCCCTCGCGGAGATGGACCAGGCCACCGCGGATGCCAAGGCCGCTCAACTGTCCATCGAAAAGGCTTACGGCGACTATCGCGCCCTGCTGGACGATCCGTCCATCGAGGTGGTGCACATCTGCACGCCCAACACCCTGCACTATCCCCAGGCAAAGGAAGCGCTGGAGGCGGGCAAGCACGTCTTCTGCGAGAAGCCTCTTGCCATGAACAGCAAGGAGTCTTCCGAGCTGGTGGAGCTGGCCCGGAAGACCGGCAAGGTCAATGCGGTGGACTTCAACTACCGGTTCTACCCGTTGAACCAGGAGGCGCGCATCCGGGTTCAGAGCGGCCAGTACGGCCGCCCGCTTGTCATCACAGGCAGCTACCTGCAGGACTGGCTGCTTCTGCCGACGGACTACAACTGGCGCATCGAGCCGGACGCGGGAGGCGAGAGCCGTGCCGTGGCGGATGTGGGCAGTCACTGGTGCGACCTGTTGATGTTCATCACCGGACGGAAGATCACCCGTGTCTTTGCGGATCTGGCGGTCATCCACAAGCAAAGGATGAAGCCCAAGAAGGCTGTGGAGACTTATGCCGGCAAGGAGCTAAAGCCGGAGGATTACGAGCCGGTGGACGTAACCACCGAGGACTACGGGACAGTGCTCTTCGAGATGGAGGGCGGGACCCGAGGAACCTTCACGGTATGCCAGGTGGCCGCCGGCCGCAAGAACCGCCTGTACTATGAGATAGACTGTGAGACCGCCGCGTTCGCCTTCGATCAGGAGGATCCGGAGCGGCTCTGGATCGGCAGCCGGGAGGGCGAGAACCGCATTCTGATGCGCGACCCGTCGCTTTTGGCAGACGAGACGAAGAAGTGCGTCAGCTATCCGGGTGGGCATCCGGAGGGGTATCCCGACGGCCTGAAGAACTTCATGAAGGCGTTCTACACGTTTGTGGCCGAAGGGAGGGATCCTTTGAGTGGAGACATCCCGTTTCCCACATTCGTGGACGGCCACAATGAGATCGCCATCGTGGAGGCTGTCCTGAAGTCTAGCAAGAGCGGGCAGTGGGTGGCTGTGGAGTATTGA
- the ykuV gene encoding thiol-disulfide oxidoreductase YkuV, whose amino-acid sequence MPLKNGAPIPSFDAATEWINGEVGAADLEGSPSLIYFWAISCYICKNNLPKLQEWRERYGDALQMVGFHTPRQESDMDVEAVKKAVEELGIPDPIGIDNTHGVTEAFENAFWPAYFLFDAEGKLRARSAGDVGLSVIEKTLEKVMEEAASPAGA is encoded by the coding sequence ATGCCGCTGAAGAACGGAGCACCCATTCCCTCTTTCGACGCCGCCACGGAGTGGATCAACGGCGAAGTGGGCGCCGCGGATCTGGAAGGTTCTCCTTCGCTCATCTACTTCTGGGCCATCTCTTGCTACATCTGCAAGAACAATCTGCCCAAGCTCCAGGAGTGGAGAGAGCGCTACGGCGACGCCCTCCAGATGGTGGGCTTCCACACGCCGCGTCAGGAGAGTGACATGGACGTCGAGGCGGTGAAGAAGGCCGTCGAGGAGCTTGGTATTCCGGACCCCATCGGCATTGACAACACGCACGGGGTGACGGAAGCTTTCGAGAATGCGTTCTGGCCGGCCTACTTCCTTTTCGACGCCGAAGGCAAGCTTCGGGCTCGCAGCGCGGGGGACGTCGGCCTTTCCGTCATTGAGAAGACCCTGGAAAAGGTGATGGAGGAGGCTGCGTCCCCGGCCGGAGCCTGA
- a CDS encoding peroxiredoxin, with product MTHCCEEVAMVGKPAPDFTMKSTKNIEKLDEPVSLSDYRGKWLIFFFYPLDFTFVCPTEITALSDRYEEFVELGAEILGCSTDSVFSHRAWLNTPRSQNGIQGCKYVLASDITKEVSRKYGVLVEEEGIALRGLFIIDPEGILRYSVITDLNVGRSVDETLRVLQALQTGGLCPSDWKPGKPTLG from the coding sequence ATGACGCATTGTTGTGAGGAAGTCGCGATGGTCGGCAAGCCGGCCCCCGACTTCACGATGAAAAGCACGAAGAATATCGAGAAGCTGGACGAGCCTGTGTCGCTCAGCGACTACAGGGGCAAGTGGCTGATCTTCTTCTTCTACCCGCTGGACTTCACGTTCGTGTGCCCGACCGAGATCACCGCTCTGTCGGACCGCTATGAGGAGTTCGTCGAGCTGGGCGCTGAGATCCTGGGTTGCTCCACAGATTCCGTGTTCAGCCACCGCGCCTGGCTCAACACGCCTCGCTCCCAGAACGGCATTCAGGGCTGCAAGTATGTGCTGGCCTCCGACATCACCAAGGAGGTCTCCCGGAAGTACGGCGTTCTGGTGGAGGAGGAGGGAATCGCCCTGCGTGGTCTGTTCATCATTGACCCGGAGGGCATTCTGCGCTACTCCGTGATCACGGACCTCAATGTGGGCCGCAGCGTGGATGAGACCCTGCGCGTGCTGCAGGCGCTGCAGACCGGCGGGCTCTGCCCGTCCGACTGGAAGCCCGGCAAACCGACCCTGGGCTGA